The Xanthomonas sontii genomic sequence GTTGACGTCGGCCACCGCCATGTCGTTGCCGATCAGTTCGCGGGCCAGCGCCTCGCCCAGCGGCGCACTGGCGCCGATGTAGGTGCCGACCGGCATGATCCGCGATTCCAGCTCCGGGGCGATGCCGCGCAGCCAGGCATTGCCGGCGAGGATGGCGAACTCGCCCTCGACCTCGCCGTGCGCGCTGCGCAGAATCGGTCGCGCGCCGCGCACCAGTTGCGTGACCGGCGTCTGCTCGTAAATGCGCACCCCGGCCGCCAGCGCCGCCCGCGCCAGGCCACGCGCGTAGTCCAGCGGATGCAGGTGGCCGCTGGCCGCGTCGTACATCGCGCCCAGGTAGCGAGGGCTGCGCAACTGCGACTGCAACTGCGCGCGGTCCCACCATTGCAGCGGATAGTCGTAGCGCTGCGCCATCTCGATGATGCCGGCGCGCAGCGCGCGTTCCTGCCGCGGCTTGATCGCCACGTGCGCATGGCCGTCGCGCCAGTCGCAGGCGATGCCATGGCGGGCGATGCGGGTACGCAGCAACTGCATGCCGTCGCGGGAGAAGTCGAACAGCAGTCGTGCATCGTCCTGGCCGAGCAGGGCTTCCAGGGTGTGCTGCTCGCAGCCGTAGCCGACGATGGCCTGGCCGCCGTTACGCCCGGACGCACCCCAGCCGACCCGCTGCGCCTCCAGCACCACCACCCGATACCCGGCCTCGGCCAGGGCCAGCGCCGCACTCAGCCCGGTATAGCCGGCGCCGAGGATGCACACGTCGGCGCGCACCTGGCCTCGTAATGGTTCCTGTTTCGGGAACGGCGCGGCGCTGTCGAGGTACCAGGACGCGCCGGGAATGGGGACTCGGGAATGGGGAATGGGGGAAGCGCCGGTCATGGCGGCGAACTGCAGTGATGGCCCAGGCGCACCATGTCCTGGGCTCCAGACGCTTTCGCGCTCGCTGCTTTCGATTCCCGTTTCTCCATTCCCGATTCCCGGCCTTCAAACCGTGCGCAAATACCAGCGATAGTCCACATCGCTGACCTGCGCCTGGAAGTCCAGCAGCTCGCGGCGCTTCTGCTGGCCGTAGATATGCCGGAAGTGCGTGCCGAACGCCGTGGCGGCGAAGTCGCTGTCCAGGAAGCGGGCGATCGCGCTGCGCCAGTCCGGTTCGCGTGCGGCGTGTTGCGCGTAGGCGTTGCCCTGGGTCGGCGGGCCGGGGTCTAGGCCCTGCGCCAGGCCGTGTTCGATGCCGGCCAGCACCGCCGCGACGACCAGGTAGGGATTGGCGTCGGCGCCGGCGATGCGGTGTTCGATGCGGGTGTTGGCCGGGTCGCTGTGCGGCACCCGCATCGCCACGGTGCGGTTGTTGAAGCCCCAGCTGTCGTTGAGCGGGACGAAGGCATTCGCGACGAAGCGCCGGTAGCTGTTGGCGTGCGGGGCGAACAGCAGCAGGCAGTCCTCGGCGCTGTGCTGCAATCCGCCGATGGCATGGCGCAGCGGCGCGGCCGGCACCTGCGGGGTGCAAGCGAACACGTTGTGGCCGGCATCGTCGAGCAGGCTCACGTGCACGTGCAGACCGCTGCCGGATTGCGCGGCGAACGGCTTGGCCATGAAGCTGGCGAGCAGGCCCTGCTGCTGCGCGATCGCCTTGATCGCGCGCTTGAGCAGCACCGCATCGTCGCAGGCGGCCAGCGCATCGGCGCGGTGCTTGAGGTTGATCTCGAACTGGCCGGGCGCGTATTCGGCGACCGCGGTATCGGCCGGGATGCCCTGCGCGCGGCAAGCCTGCGCGACCGCGTCGGTGAAGCCGCGCTGGTCGTCCAGTTCCTGCATGTAATAGACCTGGGTGCTGTCGTTGCGCAGTCCGCTGTGGGCGTGCAGCGGCGGCTGCGGGCGGCCGTGCGCGTCGGCGTGCGGGTCGAACAGGTAGAACTCCAGTTCCACCGCGATCACCGGGGTCAGCCCGCGTGCCTGCAGGCGGGCCAGCACCTGCGCCAGCACCTGGCGCGGGGCGAAGTCGAGCGCGCCGCCGGCGCCGTCCTGCATCGCCAGCAGCAGTTGCGCCGACGGCACCGGCGCCCACGGCACCGGCCGCAGACTGCCCGGCACCGGGAAGCACAGCCGATCCTCGTCGCCGATGTCGTAGCCCAGCCCGGTTTCCTCGACGGTATTGCCGGTGATGTCGGTGGCGATCAGCGACATCGGCAGGCATACCCCGTCGCGGTAGACCTTGTCCAACGCCTCGCGGGCGATGCGCTTGCCGCGCAGCAGGCCGTTGCAGTCCGGCAGCAGCAGGTCGATCTGCTCGCAGCCGGCGATACGCTGCAGGGTCTGGGCATCGTCCGGGGGCAGCAGCGGAGCGTCGTGCATGCGGGTCATCGCGGCGGACGGCGGGAGTGCTTCGAGCTTAGCAGAGCACCATGGCGTCAAGAATACTCAACAGCGACAGGAGGCGACGTGCCGGCGCTCGCTCGCGCGGCACGCTGGTCGTGTTGCGCTTTTGCGGCATGACGAAGGAGATTTTGCGGCATCGTGCGGGCCGGTCAGCGCCTCTGCAGGTGCGTTGTGCGCCGTGTCCCAGTGCGTGTCGTGTTGTAAAAATAAAACGCTCGCGGTAACTTGCGAGGACGCCACACGAGTTCTTCGCATGGCCGTATCGCCCCTGGTCGGCGTGCCGACCGACCGCAAGCTCATCGGCCACCATCCGTTCCTGGCCGCGGGCGAAAAGTATCTGCGTGCCGCCGTCGATGGCGCTGGGGTGACCCCGGTGCTGCTGCCGTCGCTGCAGCCCCCGGTCGACGCCCGCGCCTGGCTGACGCGGCTCGACGGCCTGCTGCTGACCGGCGCGGTCAGCAATATCGAGCCGCACCATTACAGCGACGAGCCGAGCTGGCTCGGCAACCTGCATGACCCGGCGCGCGACGCCAACACGCTGGACCTGATTCCGCAGGCGATCTCGCTGGGCCTGCCGATCCTGGCGATCTGCCGCGGCTTCCAGGAAGTCAACGTCGCCCTCGGCGGCACCCTGCACCAGAAGGTGCATGCGCAGCCGGGGCTGTCCGATCATCGCGAGGATCCGCAGGCGCCGCTGGAGGCGCAGTACGCGCCGGCGCACGAGGTGGCGCTGAGCGAAGGCGGTTGGCTGGAGGAGATCGCTGGCCGCGGACGGGTGCGGGTCAACTCGCTGCACGGCCAGGGCGTGGCCCGGCTCGGCGGCGACCTGATCGTCGAGGCGCTGGCGCCGGACGGGCTGATCGAGGCCTTCCGCGGCATCGGCCCCGGTTTCCTGCTCGGTGTGCAATGGCATCCGGAGTGGCGGGTCCTCGACGACCCGTTCTATCTCGGCATCTTCCAATCCTTCGGCGACGCCTGTCGCCACTATGCGGCCAGCCGCAGGCGCTGATTCCCATGGCCAGTCGACCCCGATCGCGCAAGCACACCCCGGAACAGCAGGAAAGCTCGTTGCGGCGCTGGCTCAAGGAGCGCCACATCACCGAGGTCGAGTGCCTGGTGCCGGACATCACCGGCAACGCGCGCGGCAAGATCATTCCCGCCGCCAAGTTCTCGCACGACTACGGCACGCGCCTGCCCGAGGGCATCTTCGCCACCACGGTCACCGGCGACTACCCGGACGACTACTACGACCTGACTTCGCCGTCGGATTCGGACATGCAGCTGCGCCCGGACCCGGACACGGTGCGCATGGTGCCGTGGGCCGCCGATCCCACCGCGCAGGTGATCCACGATTGCTATACCAAGGAAGGCCAGCCGCACGAACTGGCGCCGCGCAACGTGCTGCGCGGGGTGCTGGAGGCGTATGCGGCGATCGGCTGCAAGCCGGTGGTGGCGCCGGAGCTGGAGTTCTTCCTGGTGCAGAAGAACACCGACCCGGACTTTCCGTTGCTGCCGCCTGCCGGCCGCTCGGGTCGGCCGGAGACGGCACGGCAGTCGTACTCGATCGACGCGGTCAACGAGTTCGATCCGATCCTGGACCTGATGTACGACTATTGCGACGCGATGGAGCTGGACGTGGACACGCTGATCCACGAATCCGGCGCGGCGCAGCTGGAGGTCAACTTCACCCACGACGACGCGCTGTCGCGCGCCGACCAGGTGTTCCTGTTCAAGCGCACCATGCGCGAGGCGGCGCTGCGCCACGGCGTCTACGCCACCTTCCTGGCCAAGCCGATGGAGAACGAGCCGGGCAGTGCGATGCACATCCACCAGAGCCTGGTGGACAAGCACGGCAAGAACGTCTTCAGCGGCCGCCGCGCCGGCGAGTACAGCCGCACCTTCGCCCATTACCTGGCGGGCCTGCAGAAGTACGTGCCGATGGCGATGGCGTTCTTCGCGCCCAACGTCAATTCCTACCGCAGGCTGATGTTCGGCGAGGTGTCGCCGAGCAATGTGCTGTGGGGCTTCGACAACCGCACCTGCGGCCTGCGCGTGCCGATCGACACGATCGAGAACATGCGCGTGGAGAGTCGTTTCGCCGGTTCCGACGCCAATCCGTACCTGGCGATGGCGGCGACGCTGGCCTGCGGCTTGCTCGGAATCCGCGAAAAGCTCGAACCGACCGAGCCGACCACCGGCAGCGGCAAGGAGATGGGCTATCAGTTGCCGCGCTCGCTGGGCGAGGCGCTGGACGAGCTGGAGCGGTGCGGGCCGTTGCAGGAGTTGCTGGGGCCGCGTTTCGTGCGGGCGTACATTTCGGTCAAGCGCAAGGAGTACGAGACGTTCTTCCGGGTGATCAGTTCGTGGGAGCGGGAGTTTTTGTTGTTGAACGTGTGAGCTGCTGTTGGCTGTTGTGGTTGGGCTGCTGCGCAGTTGTTCGTACTCCTCGACGCTGCTTCGATCTTGCCGCTTCCGCTTCCGCTTCCGCTTCCGCTTCCGCTTCTGCTTCTGCTCCCGCTTCATCTGTTGCTGTTGCTTCTGCTGTTGCTTTTTGGCTTTTGATTTACCGGGTTCCCTTCCGTAGCGGCGGCCATCGCGGGGAAACACCCGAAGGGCGGCGTACATGGATGTACGCCGTCCGCGGCAGGGGCAGGATGCCCCTTCCGCGGATCCCCGTGATGGACGCGGACCCGGAGCGCGCAGCGCGGAGGGCGCGAAGGCAGGGCGCGCTTTCTTTTGGTTACCTTTTCTTTGCGCGAGCAAAGAAAAGTAACTCGCCCGAAAGGGCGAAAGCCTTTAAAGCTTTTGCTGTTGCTTCAAGCTTGAGTGTCAGACGAGAAGAACTGTAGGAGCGGCTTCAGCCGCGACAGACACGACTGATCGCCTCGGTCGCGGCTGAAGCCGCTCCTACATTTGGCCATGGCGGAAGCATCCTCAAAAGCAAAGCTTTCGCCTTGCGGCGAGTCACTTTTCTTTGCTTGTGCAAAGAAAAGTAACCAAAAGAAAGCACACCCTGCCTACGCGCCCTCCGCGCTAACGCGCTCCGGGTCCGCGTCCATGCTGGGGATTCGCGGAAGGGGCATCCTGCCCCTGCCGCGAACGGCGCACATCCATGTGCGCCGCCCCTTCGGGGTTTTTCCCCGGCACGGCCGCCGCTACGGAAGGGAACCCGGCAAGTCAAAAGCGACGGCAACAGCAAGAGCAAAAGCAAGAGCAAGCGCAACAGCAACAGCAACAGCAACAGCAACAGCAAAGCTTGGCCGCGGTAGCGGCCTTGGTACCGACATTGGAGTGGACATGGACCCGATCGATACGCGCGCCCTGCAGGACCTGGATGCCGCGCACCACCTGCACCCGTTCAACGACAACGCCGCCCTGGCGCAGAAAGGCACCCGCATCCTCACCCGCGGCGATGGCGCCTACGTCTGGGATGCCGACGGCAACAAGTTGCTGGATGCCTTCGCCGGCCTGTGGTGCGTCAACGTCGGCTACGGGCGCAAGGAACTCGGCCAGGCCGCCGCGCGGCAGATGGAACAGCTGGCGTACTACAACAGCTTCTTCCAGTGCACCACCGAACCCACCATCCGCCTGGCCGCCAAGCTCGCCGAACTGGCGCCCGGCGACCTCGACCATGCCTTCTTCACCAACTCCGGCTCCGAGGCCAACGACACCATCCTGCGCCTGGTGCGGCACTTCTGGGCCGTGCAGAACCAGCCCCAGAAGACCATCTTCATCGGCCGCCACGACGGCTACCACGGCACCACCATGGCCGGCGCCAGCCTAGGCGGGATGAAGGGCATGCACCGCCAGGGCGGCCTGCCTATCCCGGACATCCACCACATCGATCCGCCGTACTGGTTCGGCGACGGCGGCGACATGGATCCGGAGGAATACGGGCTGCTCGCCGCGCGGCGACTGGAGGACAAGATCCTGGAACTGGGGTCGGAGCGGGTGGCCGCGTTCATCGGCGAGCCGATCATGGGCGCGATCGGCGTGTACATTCCGCCGCGCAGCTACTGGCCGGAGATCGAGCGCATCTGCCGCCGCTACGACGTGCTGCTGGTCGCCGACGAGGTGATCTGCGGCTTCGGCCGCACCGGCGAATGGTTCGGGTCGCAATACTTCGGCTTCCAGCCGGACGTGATGACCATCGCCAAGGGCATCACCTCCGGCTACATCCCGCTCGGCGCGGCCATGTTCGGCACGCGCGTGGCCACGGTGCTGAAGGGGCAGGGCGGCGAGTTGGCGCATGGCTGCACCTATTCCGGGCACCCGGTGTGCGCGGCAGTGGCGCTGGAGAACCTGCGCCTGCTGCAGGACGAGGGCATCGTCGAACGCGCGCGCAGCGAGATCGCGCCGTACCTGGC encodes the following:
- a CDS encoding glutamine synthetase family protein → MASRPRSRKHTPEQQESSLRRWLKERHITEVECLVPDITGNARGKIIPAAKFSHDYGTRLPEGIFATTVTGDYPDDYYDLTSPSDSDMQLRPDPDTVRMVPWAADPTAQVIHDCYTKEGQPHELAPRNVLRGVLEAYAAIGCKPVVAPELEFFLVQKNTDPDFPLLPPAGRSGRPETARQSYSIDAVNEFDPILDLMYDYCDAMELDVDTLIHESGAAQLEVNFTHDDALSRADQVFLFKRTMREAALRHGVYATFLAKPMENEPGSAMHIHQSLVDKHGKNVFSGRRAGEYSRTFAHYLAGLQKYVPMAMAFFAPNVNSYRRLMFGEVSPSNVLWGFDNRTCGLRVPIDTIENMRVESRFAGSDANPYLAMAATLACGLLGIREKLEPTEPTTGSGKEMGYQLPRSLGEALDELERCGPLQELLGPRFVRAYISVKRKEYETFFRVISSWEREFLLLNV
- a CDS encoding glutamine synthetase family protein, coding for MTRMHDAPLLPPDDAQTLQRIAGCEQIDLLLPDCNGLLRGKRIAREALDKVYRDGVCLPMSLIATDITGNTVEETGLGYDIGDEDRLCFPVPGSLRPVPWAPVPSAQLLLAMQDGAGGALDFAPRQVLAQVLARLQARGLTPVIAVELEFYLFDPHADAHGRPQPPLHAHSGLRNDSTQVYYMQELDDQRGFTDAVAQACRAQGIPADTAVAEYAPGQFEINLKHRADALAACDDAVLLKRAIKAIAQQQGLLASFMAKPFAAQSGSGLHVHVSLLDDAGHNVFACTPQVPAAPLRHAIGGLQHSAEDCLLLFAPHANSYRRFVANAFVPLNDSWGFNNRTVAMRVPHSDPANTRIEHRIAGADANPYLVVAAVLAGIEHGLAQGLDPGPPTQGNAYAQHAAREPDWRSAIARFLDSDFAATAFGTHFRHIYGQQKRRELLDFQAQVSDVDYRWYLRTV
- a CDS encoding FAD-binding oxidoreductase codes for the protein MTGASPIPHSRVPIPGASWYLDSAAPFPKQEPLRGQVRADVCILGAGYTGLSAALALAEAGYRVVVLEAQRVGWGASGRNGGQAIVGYGCEQHTLEALLGQDDARLLFDFSRDGMQLLRTRIARHGIACDWRDGHAHVAIKPRQERALRAGIIEMAQRYDYPLQWWDRAQLQSQLRSPRYLGAMYDAASGHLHPLDYARGLARAALAAGVRIYEQTPVTQLVRGARPILRSAHGEVEGEFAILAGNAWLRGIAPELESRIMPVGTYIGASAPLGEALARELIGNDMAVADVNWALDYFRLSRDHRLLFGGRASYSSLPPPGLRGVMTRRMRRVFPQLRQVEMDSVWGGYVDITRNRAPHWGRLTPNVYFAQGFSGHGVAATGLAGAVIAAAIAGQAQRLDVFARIPHAPFPGGRLLRTPLLVAAMSWYKLRDALW
- a CDS encoding aspartate aminotransferase family protein, producing the protein MDPIDTRALQDLDAAHHLHPFNDNAALAQKGTRILTRGDGAYVWDADGNKLLDAFAGLWCVNVGYGRKELGQAAARQMEQLAYYNSFFQCTTEPTIRLAAKLAELAPGDLDHAFFTNSGSEANDTILRLVRHFWAVQNQPQKTIFIGRHDGYHGTTMAGASLGGMKGMHRQGGLPIPDIHHIDPPYWFGDGGDMDPEEYGLLAARRLEDKILELGSERVAAFIGEPIMGAIGVYIPPRSYWPEIERICRRYDVLLVADEVICGFGRTGEWFGSQYFGFQPDVMTIAKGITSGYIPLGAAMFGTRVATVLKGQGGELAHGCTYSGHPVCAAVALENLRLLQDEGIVERARSEIAPYLAQRWAELGEHRLVGEARIVGMIGALELVPDKPRRQYFPERGKVGALCRDNALRRGLILRATNDAMLLSPPLILSRAQVDELFDKAWLALEDTAQALGK
- a CDS encoding gamma-glutamyl-gamma-aminobutyrate hydrolase family protein, which produces MAVSPLVGVPTDRKLIGHHPFLAAGEKYLRAAVDGAGVTPVLLPSLQPPVDARAWLTRLDGLLLTGAVSNIEPHHYSDEPSWLGNLHDPARDANTLDLIPQAISLGLPILAICRGFQEVNVALGGTLHQKVHAQPGLSDHREDPQAPLEAQYAPAHEVALSEGGWLEEIAGRGRVRVNSLHGQGVARLGGDLIVEALAPDGLIEAFRGIGPGFLLGVQWHPEWRVLDDPFYLGIFQSFGDACRHYAASRRR